A window from Paraburkholderia acidiphila encodes these proteins:
- a CDS encoding copper-binding protein, whose protein sequence is MKKTILAVAALAGIVAAPAFAGDDMAGMTMSAAKPVVTKVAANAALTDAEVREVDVATGMVTLKHGALENVGMPPMTMAFKAKDGSMVKAVHEGDKVKVRVENVNGTLTIVKLEKQP, encoded by the coding sequence ATGAAAAAGACGATTCTTGCTGTCGCGGCTCTTGCTGGTATTGTCGCAGCCCCTGCATTCGCTGGCGACGATATGGCGGGCATGACCATGTCCGCTGCGAAGCCGGTGGTCACGAAGGTCGCTGCGAATGCTGCGCTAACCGATGCCGAGGTCCGGGAGGTTGACGTCGCTACCGGAATGGTCACCCTGAAGCACGGGGCTCTGGAGAACGTCGGCATGCCCCCGATGACCATGGCATTCAAGGCGAAGGATGGCAGCATGGTCAAAGCGGTTCACGAAGGCGACAAGGTCAAGGTGCGCGTCGAAAACGTCAATGGCACGCTGACCATCGTGAAACTCGAAAAGCAG
- a CDS encoding efflux RND transporter permease subunit, with translation MIARLIRWSIHNRFLVLLATVLVAAWGVYSLKETPLDALPDLSDTQVIIKASYPGKAPQVVEDQVTYPLTTTLLGVPGAKTIRAYSSFGDAFVYVLFDDKTDQYWARSRVLEYLNQVQSRLPQGATVSLGPDATGVGWVYEYALVDRTGRHDFGELRALNDWFLKFELKSVPDVSEVASIGGMVRQYQVVLDPDKLRAYGLTEATVADALGKANQESGGSVVELAESEYMVRSSGYLRSLDDFRHVVLRTNDAGTPVLLGDVARIQIGPEMRRGIAELNGEGEVAGGVVVMRSGKNALTTIEAVKAKLADLKRSLPAGVEVVTTYDRSQLIERAVVNLKDKLVEEFIIVGLVCAVFLFHLRSAFVAILSLPLAVLAAFIVMRYQGVNANLMSLGGIAIAIGAMIDAAIVMIENAHKHLEAYEHEHPGGQMTTAQRWELIATSAAEVGPALFFSLLIITLSFVPVFSLEGQEGKLFSPLAFTKTYTIAAAAGLSVTLVPVLMGYLIRGRIPHETSNPINRVLIRLYRPMLEATLRRPWVAIGFAAVALLLTAIPLSRLGGEFMPPLDEGDLLYMPTALPGISADKASELLQQTDRLIKTVPEVATVFGKSGRADTATDPAPLEMFETTIQFKPRSQWRPGMTPEKLVDELDKTVKVPGLSNVWVPPIRNRLDMLSTGIKTPVGVKIAGPDLHEIDKVAGQVEAAVKDVPGVTSALAERLNGGRYIDVDINRQAAARYGLAVGDIQSVVSTAVGGDNVGEVIAGRERFPINIRYPREVRDSLEKLRQLPVLTDRGAQIQLGDVADIRIADGPPMIRSENARLSGYVYVDIRNVDLESAVKAMQRAVAEKVQLPPGYSIAWSGQFEYLERAAAKLRTVIPVTLAVIFVLLFLTFGSAADALLLMSTVPFALVGGFWLIWILGHAVSVATSVGFIALAGVAAEFGVVMLLYLKGALSRRLELGESMTEATLLDAIREGAVLRVRPKAMTVAVVLAGLIPIMVGHGAGSEVMQRIAAPMVGGMVTAPILSMFVIPAAWFLLQRRRVRQRDEVRSPDGVASGTTVPSTQTRETQ, from the coding sequence ATGATTGCGCGTCTCATACGCTGGTCCATTCACAACCGGTTCCTGGTTTTGCTGGCCACAGTGCTGGTCGCGGCATGGGGCGTCTACTCGCTCAAGGAAACCCCGCTCGACGCATTGCCGGACCTGTCCGACACGCAGGTCATCATCAAGGCCTCGTATCCGGGCAAGGCGCCCCAGGTCGTCGAGGACCAGGTGACGTACCCGCTCACGACGACTTTGCTGGGTGTCCCAGGCGCGAAGACGATCCGGGCGTACTCGTCGTTCGGCGACGCGTTCGTCTACGTGCTGTTCGATGACAAAACCGACCAGTACTGGGCCCGCTCGCGTGTGCTCGAATATCTGAACCAGGTTCAGAGCCGTCTTCCACAAGGCGCGACGGTTTCGCTCGGGCCCGACGCGACCGGAGTGGGGTGGGTCTACGAGTACGCGCTGGTCGACCGTACGGGGCGGCACGACTTCGGAGAGCTGCGCGCACTCAACGACTGGTTCCTGAAGTTCGAACTGAAGTCCGTGCCGGACGTGTCGGAAGTGGCGAGCATCGGCGGGATGGTGCGCCAGTATCAGGTCGTGCTCGACCCGGACAAGCTGCGTGCCTACGGCTTGACCGAGGCCACGGTGGCGGATGCCCTTGGCAAGGCAAACCAGGAGTCCGGTGGCTCGGTGGTCGAACTGGCCGAATCGGAATACATGGTTCGCTCGTCGGGCTACCTGCGCTCGCTCGATGACTTTCGCCATGTCGTGCTTCGCACCAACGACGCGGGCACACCGGTTCTGCTCGGCGATGTCGCCCGCATTCAGATCGGACCGGAGATGCGGCGCGGGATTGCCGAGCTGAACGGCGAGGGCGAGGTGGCGGGTGGAGTCGTCGTCATGCGTTCAGGCAAAAACGCGCTGACGACCATCGAGGCGGTCAAGGCAAAGCTCGCCGACTTGAAGCGCTCGCTGCCAGCGGGTGTCGAGGTCGTCACGACCTACGACCGCTCGCAGCTCATCGAGCGCGCGGTGGTCAACCTGAAGGACAAGCTCGTCGAAGAGTTCATCATCGTCGGGCTCGTCTGCGCCGTGTTTCTTTTTCATCTGCGCAGCGCGTTCGTGGCCATTTTGTCGCTGCCGCTCGCTGTGCTGGCGGCCTTCATCGTCATGCGCTATCAGGGGGTGAATGCAAATCTGATGTCGCTGGGCGGTATTGCCATCGCCATCGGCGCGATGATCGATGCGGCCATCGTGATGATAGAAAACGCCCACAAGCATCTCGAGGCGTACGAGCATGAGCATCCCGGCGGCCAGATGACGACCGCGCAGCGTTGGGAACTCATCGCGACGTCGGCGGCGGAAGTCGGACCGGCGCTGTTCTTCTCGCTGCTCATCATCACGCTGTCGTTCGTCCCGGTATTTTCTCTGGAGGGACAGGAAGGCAAGCTCTTTTCTCCGCTGGCCTTCACGAAGACTTACACCATTGCGGCCGCTGCGGGCCTTTCGGTCACGCTGGTGCCGGTCCTGATGGGGTATCTGATTCGTGGACGCATTCCGCATGAGACCTCGAACCCCATCAATCGCGTACTCATCCGCCTGTACCGGCCGATGCTCGAAGCCACACTGCGCCGCCCGTGGGTTGCGATCGGGTTTGCGGCCGTTGCGCTTCTGCTGACCGCTATTCCGCTCTCACGACTCGGTGGCGAATTCATGCCGCCGCTCGACGAGGGGGACTTGTTGTACATGCCAACCGCGTTGCCTGGCATATCGGCAGACAAGGCATCGGAGCTTTTGCAGCAGACCGACAGGCTCATCAAGACGGTGCCGGAGGTCGCGACCGTGTTCGGCAAGTCGGGTCGTGCCGATACGGCGACGGACCCGGCACCGCTCGAGATGTTCGAAACCACCATCCAGTTCAAGCCGCGCAGCCAGTGGCGTCCGGGCATGACGCCGGAGAAATTGGTCGACGAGCTCGATAAGACCGTGAAGGTGCCGGGGCTGTCGAACGTTTGGGTGCCGCCCATCCGCAATCGCCTCGACATGCTGTCCACGGGTATCAAAACGCCGGTCGGCGTGAAGATCGCCGGGCCTGACCTGCACGAAATCGACAAGGTGGCCGGGCAGGTCGAGGCGGCGGTGAAGGACGTTCCCGGGGTGACGTCAGCGCTCGCGGAACGACTGAATGGCGGCCGGTACATCGACGTCGATATCAACCGGCAGGCAGCGGCGCGCTATGGCCTTGCCGTCGGCGATATTCAGTCGGTCGTATCCACGGCGGTGGGCGGCGACAACGTCGGCGAAGTCATTGCAGGGCGCGAGCGCTTCCCGATCAATATCCGCTATCCGCGCGAGGTTCGCGATTCGCTCGAAAAGCTGCGGCAGCTACCAGTGTTGACCGATCGGGGCGCGCAAATCCAGCTCGGCGACGTGGCGGATATCCGGATCGCCGACGGGCCGCCAATGATTCGCAGCGAAAACGCTCGCCTCTCAGGCTACGTCTACGTCGATATCCGCAACGTGGATCTGGAATCGGCAGTCAAGGCGATGCAACGCGCCGTCGCAGAAAAGGTGCAGCTTCCACCCGGCTATTCGATTGCATGGTCAGGGCAGTTCGAGTACCTCGAACGGGCGGCGGCGAAATTGCGCACGGTGATTCCCGTGACGCTTGCCGTCATCTTCGTGCTGCTGTTTCTGACCTTTGGCTCGGCGGCCGATGCGCTTCTGCTCATGTCGACGGTGCCGTTTGCGCTCGTCGGCGGCTTCTGGCTCATCTGGATACTGGGCCATGCGGTGTCCGTCGCCACGTCGGTTGGCTTCATTGCGCTCGCGGGTGTGGCGGCCGAGTTCGGCGTGGTCATGCTGCTGTACCTGAAGGGCGCGCTGAGCCGGCGACTCGAGCTTGGGGAGTCCATGACGGAGGCCACGCTGCTCGACGCCATCCGCGAAGGCGCGGTCTTGCGTGTACGCCCGAAAGCCATGACCGTTGCAGTAGTCCTTGCCGGCCTGATTCCCATCATGGTCGGACATGGCGCCGGTTCGGAAGTCATGCAGCGCATCGCCGCTCCGATGGTCGGCGGTATGGTCACCGCGCCCATCCTCTCGATGTTCGTGATCCCCGCCGCCTGGTTCCTCCTGCAGCGTCGTCGCGTGAGGCAACGCGATGAGGTTCGTTCTCCTGATGGAGTCGCTTCCGGCACGACTGTGCCTTCAACCCAAACCAGGGAAACACAATGA
- a CDS encoding efflux RND transporter periplasmic adaptor subunit, producing MTQKPLMRAISAVFMAAALLGTGYFVGTQHVSASGANTVAVSGSSNLTDPKTGRSVLYWHDPMVPNQHFDKPGKSPFMDMQLEPVYADEGGGSTGIAIDPGLQQNLGIRYATVRREETTEGFDAVGTTQFDESQANVVQTRVTGYIDRLYASAPMQRIAKGAPIASVFVPDWLAPQEEYLALKRGGMDNSLLEASRARMRALSIPDGVIASLDRTGKAQTHIVLASPETGVLSELNVRDGAQVVPGQTLAKVAGLAKLWLIVEIPENLALRVQPGMRVDAAFSGDPAQHFKGQIREILPGISATSRTLQARLEIDNAALRLTPGMLMRVRVDAQMPVSRLLVPSEAVITTGKRSVVIVKNADGRLQPAVVTVGNDVGSDTEVISGLNDGETVVASGQFLIDSEASLKSVLPRLEGAAGASAASVPSVAAQTYETTGKVEKVSAADITFSHQPVPALGWGAMTMAFNKPSSGAFPDVKPGQTVHFVFRQSDDGYQLTKVEPVGDAK from the coding sequence ATGACTCAAAAACCTTTGATGCGCGCGATATCGGCGGTTTTTATGGCCGCTGCGCTTCTAGGCACCGGGTATTTCGTCGGCACACAGCATGTGTCGGCTTCGGGTGCAAACACGGTCGCTGTGTCGGGTTCGAGCAACCTGACTGACCCGAAGACCGGGAGGAGCGTGCTTTACTGGCACGACCCGATGGTGCCGAACCAGCACTTCGACAAGCCCGGCAAGTCGCCTTTCATGGACATGCAGCTTGAGCCCGTGTACGCGGACGAAGGCGGTGGTTCGACCGGTATCGCAATCGACCCGGGACTGCAGCAGAACCTCGGTATCCGTTACGCAACCGTGCGGCGCGAGGAAACGACGGAAGGCTTCGATGCCGTCGGCACCACGCAATTCGACGAATCGCAGGCCAATGTCGTGCAGACGCGCGTCACGGGCTACATCGACCGCCTGTATGCCAGCGCGCCCATGCAGCGGATTGCGAAGGGTGCGCCGATTGCTTCGGTCTTCGTACCGGACTGGCTCGCGCCGCAGGAGGAATACCTCGCACTCAAGCGCGGCGGGATGGACAACAGCTTGCTGGAGGCGTCGCGGGCGCGGATGCGCGCGCTGTCGATTCCCGATGGCGTCATTGCGAGTCTCGACCGGACAGGCAAGGCGCAGACACACATTGTCCTCGCCTCGCCAGAGACAGGTGTCCTAAGCGAACTGAACGTGCGCGACGGAGCGCAGGTCGTGCCGGGTCAGACGCTTGCGAAGGTCGCGGGCCTGGCGAAGCTTTGGCTCATCGTCGAAATTCCCGAGAACCTGGCCCTGCGTGTGCAACCCGGCATGCGCGTTGATGCGGCATTCAGCGGCGACCCGGCACAGCACTTCAAGGGGCAAATTCGGGAGATCTTGCCCGGCATCAGCGCCACGAGCCGCACACTTCAGGCGCGGCTTGAAATCGATAACGCCGCGTTGAGACTCACGCCCGGCATGCTGATGCGGGTGCGCGTCGATGCGCAAATGCCGGTCTCGCGACTGCTCGTGCCGTCCGAAGCCGTCATCACGACCGGCAAGCGGTCGGTCGTGATCGTCAAGAACGCGGACGGCCGCCTGCAGCCAGCCGTCGTCACGGTTGGCAACGACGTCGGCAGCGACACTGAGGTCATCAGCGGCTTGAACGATGGCGAGACGGTCGTCGCTTCCGGCCAGTTCCTGATCGACTCGGAAGCCAGCCTGAAATCGGTCCTCCCGCGACTCGAAGGCGCTGCGGGCGCGAGCGCCGCTTCCGTCCCGAGCGTTGCCGCCCAGACTTACGAGACTACCGGCAAGGTGGAAAAGGTGAGCGCCGCCGACATCACCTTCTCGCATCAACCGGTGCCGGCACTGGGCTGGGGCGCGATGACGATGGCGTTCAACAAGCCGTCATCCGGCGCATTTCCCGATGTCAAACCCGGCCAGACCGTCCACTTCGTCTTCAGGCAATCGGACGACGGCTATCAGCTCACGAAGGTCGAACCCGTGGGAGATGCCAAATGA
- a CDS encoding TolC family protein has translation MPFTIGAPLCRRASLRALPICAALILPGFAARAQEAPLTLDAALQAATGHSAAMQAAQASVHASSEAAVRAGQLPDPVLAAGVDNLPINGSQRFTIGQDFMTMRRIGIEQEWVSRDKRRLRSDLASEVVNREQAGYLAQFANVRQQTATAWLNAIYAKRALTLQQALLGHMTHELAATKASYRGAKASAADVVQGQAMLAQTQDQVLKAQQTYQSALIVLSRWTATPATDVAGEPPAPESYVSSLPPDELRLVQPALVAAADDIAVADASTAVASSERSPNWTWEVSYQQRGGAYSNMVSVGVRIPLPINRKDREDRDVSEKAELATKAHLMYEDTLRQVQADIRTASATLSSGRERIANLTQSLLPAADQRVELAVAAYQAGTGSLADTFAARRAQLDAQIQVLDLKREVSQTWAQLEYQVVPTTMAAAD, from the coding sequence ATGCCTTTCACTATTGGCGCGCCGCTATGCCGGCGTGCTTCGCTGCGCGCGCTCCCGATTTGCGCCGCGCTGATCCTGCCTGGTTTCGCCGCGCGCGCCCAGGAAGCCCCCCTCACGCTCGACGCGGCCTTGCAGGCCGCAACCGGCCACTCCGCGGCCATGCAGGCCGCGCAAGCATCGGTCCATGCGAGTTCCGAAGCCGCCGTCCGGGCAGGGCAACTGCCGGACCCGGTGCTCGCGGCCGGCGTCGACAACCTGCCGATCAATGGCTCGCAACGATTCACCATCGGCCAGGACTTCATGACGATGCGGCGCATCGGCATCGAGCAGGAATGGGTCTCGCGTGACAAGCGCCGCCTTCGTTCCGACCTCGCCAGCGAGGTCGTGAACCGCGAGCAGGCCGGCTATCTCGCACAGTTCGCCAACGTTCGCCAGCAGACCGCGACCGCGTGGCTCAACGCCATCTATGCAAAGCGGGCCCTGACGCTCCAGCAGGCGTTACTGGGCCATATGACGCACGAACTCGCCGCCACGAAGGCGTCATACCGGGGCGCGAAGGCGTCAGCCGCCGATGTCGTACAAGGCCAGGCCATGCTGGCGCAGACGCAAGACCAGGTGCTCAAGGCACAGCAAACCTACCAGAGCGCGCTGATCGTTCTGTCGCGCTGGACGGCGACGCCTGCGACCGATGTGGCCGGCGAGCCGCCGGCGCCCGAGTCGTACGTCTCCTCCTTGCCACCGGATGAACTCCGGCTGGTGCAACCGGCGCTCGTCGCAGCGGCCGACGATATCGCCGTCGCCGACGCCAGCACGGCGGTCGCCAGCAGCGAGCGCAGCCCAAACTGGACCTGGGAAGTGTCGTACCAGCAGCGCGGCGGCGCGTACTCGAACATGGTGTCGGTCGGCGTTCGCATTCCGTTGCCGATCAACCGGAAGGACCGCGAGGACCGCGATGTATCGGAGAAGGCCGAACTCGCGACCAAGGCCCATCTGATGTACGAAGACACGCTCCGGCAGGTGCAAGCCGATATTCGCACCGCGTCGGCAACGCTCTCCAGCGGCCGCGAACGTATCGCGAATCTCACGCAGTCCCTGTTGCCCGCCGCCGACCAGCGCGTCGAACTCGCGGTCGCGGCATACCAGGCGGGTACCGGTTCGCTTGCCGATACGTTTGCGGCCCGCCGGGCGCAACTGGACGCCCAGATTCAGGTTCTCGACCTCAAGCGTGAGGTTTCGCAGACGTGGGCCCAGCTTGAATACCAGGTTGTGCCAACGACAATGGCCGCCGCCGATTGA
- a CDS encoding isocitrate lyase produces MAQYQDDIKAIAGLKEQQGSAWNAINPESAARMRAQNKFKTGLDIAKYTAKIMRADMAAYDADPSKYTQSLGCWHGFIGQQKMISIKKHFNSTERRYLYLSGWMVAALRSEFGPLPDQSMHEKTSVSALIRELYTFLRQADARELGGLFRQLDAAEGAAKAAIQEKIDNHVTHVVPIIADIDAGFGNAEATYLLAKQFIEAGACCIQIENQVSDEKQCGHQDGKVTVPHEDFLAKVRAIRYAFLELGVDDGIIVCRTDSLGAGLTKQIAVTHTPGDLGDQYNSFLDCDEIAADALGNGDVVIKRDGKLLRPKRLPSNLFQFRAGTGEARCVLDCVTALQNGADLLWIETEKPHIAQIAGMVNEIRKVIPNAKLVYNNSPSFNWTLNFRQQAYDAMKAAGKDVSAYDRAQLMSVEYDQSELAAIADEKIRTFQADAAREAGIFHHLITLPTYHTAALSTDNLAKEYFGDQGMLGYVAGVQRKEIRQGIACVKHQNMSGSDIGDDHKEYFSGEAALKAAGKDNTMNQF; encoded by the coding sequence ATGGCCCAATATCAAGACGACATCAAGGCAATTGCTGGCTTGAAAGAGCAACAAGGCAGCGCCTGGAACGCGATCAATCCCGAATCGGCCGCACGCATGCGTGCGCAGAACAAGTTCAAAACGGGCCTCGACATCGCGAAGTACACCGCGAAGATCATGCGCGCCGACATGGCCGCCTACGACGCCGATCCGTCGAAGTACACGCAGTCGCTGGGCTGCTGGCACGGCTTCATCGGCCAGCAGAAGATGATCTCCATCAAGAAGCACTTCAACAGCACCGAGCGCCGCTACCTCTATCTGTCGGGCTGGATGGTGGCCGCGCTGCGCTCCGAGTTCGGCCCGCTGCCGGACCAGTCGATGCACGAAAAGACCTCCGTCAGCGCGCTGATCCGCGAGCTGTACACCTTCCTGCGCCAGGCCGATGCCCGTGAACTGGGCGGCCTGTTCCGCCAGCTCGACGCCGCAGAAGGCGCTGCCAAGGCCGCGATCCAGGAAAAGATCGACAACCACGTCACCCACGTCGTGCCGATCATCGCCGACATCGACGCGGGCTTCGGCAACGCGGAAGCCACCTACCTGCTGGCCAAGCAGTTCATCGAAGCAGGCGCATGCTGCATCCAGATCGAAAACCAGGTGTCGGACGAAAAGCAGTGCGGCCACCAGGACGGCAAGGTCACCGTGCCGCACGAGGACTTCCTCGCCAAAGTCCGCGCGATCCGCTATGCCTTCCTTGAACTGGGCGTGGACGACGGCATCATCGTGTGCCGTACCGACTCGCTGGGCGCGGGCCTCACCAAGCAGATCGCCGTGACCCACACGCCGGGCGACCTGGGCGACCAGTACAACTCGTTCCTCGATTGCGACGAAATTGCGGCCGATGCACTGGGCAATGGCGACGTCGTCATCAAGCGCGACGGCAAGCTGCTGCGTCCGAAGCGCCTGCCGAGCAACCTGTTCCAGTTCCGCGCCGGCACGGGTGAAGCACGCTGCGTGCTGGATTGCGTCACCGCCCTGCAAAACGGCGCCGACCTGCTGTGGATCGAAACCGAAAAGCCGCATATCGCCCAGATCGCCGGCATGGTCAACGAGATCCGCAAGGTCATCCCGAACGCCAAGCTGGTGTACAACAACAGCCCGTCGTTCAACTGGACGCTGAACTTCCGCCAGCAGGCGTATGACGCGATGAAGGCCGCAGGCAAGGACGTGTCGGCATACGACCGCGCCCAGCTGATGAGCGTGGAATACGACCAGAGCGAACTGGCAGCCATCGCCGACGAAAAGATCCGGACCTTCCAGGCCGACGCAGCGCGCGAAGCCGGCATCTTCCACCACCTGATCACGCTGCCGACGTATCACACCGCCGCACTGTCGACCGACAACCTGGCCAAGGAATACTTCGGCGACCAGGGCATGCTCGGCTATGTGGCTGGCGTGCAGCGCAAGGAAATCCGCCAGGGCATCGCGTGCGTCAAGCACCAGAACATGTCCGGCTCGGACATCGGCGACGACCACAAGGAGTATTTCAGCGGCGAAGCGGCGCTGAAAGCGGCAGGGAAAGACAATACGATGAACCAGTTCTGA
- a CDS encoding septal ring lytic transglycosylase RlpA family protein, whose protein sequence is MLQSGEASWYASKFQGRRTASGERYNGAALTAAHRTLPLGTWVRVTLLATGRSIVVRINDRGPFVAGRVIDLSWAAAKALGLPYAHSKQVRIERFGKMTLARSGFGGSDS, encoded by the coding sequence ATGCTGCAGTCAGGCGAGGCGTCGTGGTACGCGTCGAAGTTCCAGGGACGCCGCACGGCCAGCGGCGAACGCTACAACGGCGCCGCGCTAACGGCGGCCCATCGCACGCTGCCGCTTGGCACCTGGGTGCGTGTCACGTTGCTGGCTACGGGAAGGTCGATCGTCGTGCGCATCAACGATCGTGGACCGTTCGTCGCAGGGCGGGTTATCGATCTGTCCTGGGCGGCGGCGAAGGCGCTCGGTTTGCCCTACGCACATTCGAAGCAGGTCCGGATAGAACGCTTTGGAAAGATGACGCTCGCGCGTTCCGGGTTCGGCGGATCAGACAGCTGA
- a CDS encoding Zn-dependent hydrolase — translation MHADFPRINPLRLLDDLKTLRSFGATGPGVVRLALSPIDIEARRWLAARMADAGLDATIDGVGTVFGRSRKPGPALVIGSHTDTQPTGGWLDGALGVIYGLEIARALDECAATRDFAVDVASWIDEEGTFSGFLGSRSFVGEAVDTSVRNARNQGGLLLADALAQAGLANLPRVTLDRTRQRAYLEPHIEQGGRLEASAKSIGIVTTIVGIREFQLGFTGQRNHAGTTPMSIRRDAGAALVAFIARIDDAFGRLADADTVWTVGRIDLDPGSFSVVPGKALMNLQFRDANPERLHAMERALVELVDAWNTQHAVHAELIACEGAEEPVTMDPELQQRLEEAAEALAPGQWTSMPSGASHDAQVIAPHIPACMLFVPSIGGVSHDFIEDTAEQHIVLGCEVAARAAAGIAEALRR, via the coding sequence GTGCACGCCGACTTCCCACGCATCAACCCGCTTCGCCTGCTCGACGACCTCAAGACGCTGCGCAGTTTCGGCGCCACCGGCCCCGGCGTGGTACGCCTCGCGCTTTCGCCCATCGATATCGAGGCGCGCCGCTGGCTCGCCGCGCGCATGGCCGACGCAGGACTGGACGCGACCATCGACGGCGTCGGCACCGTGTTCGGACGCTCGCGCAAGCCTGGCCCCGCGCTCGTAATCGGCTCGCACACCGACACCCAGCCGACCGGAGGCTGGCTCGACGGCGCGCTCGGCGTGATCTATGGCCTGGAAATCGCGCGCGCGCTCGACGAATGCGCTGCAACGCGTGACTTCGCGGTGGACGTCGCGTCGTGGATCGACGAAGAGGGGACATTTTCGGGCTTCCTTGGAAGCCGCAGTTTCGTGGGCGAAGCGGTCGATACCTCGGTGCGAAACGCACGCAATCAAGGTGGTCTGTTGCTCGCCGATGCACTCGCGCAGGCGGGACTCGCGAATCTGCCGCGCGTTACGCTCGATCGCACGCGGCAACGCGCGTATCTCGAACCCCACATCGAGCAAGGCGGCCGGCTCGAAGCATCGGCGAAATCGATTGGCATCGTGACGACGATCGTCGGCATTCGCGAGTTTCAGTTGGGCTTCACCGGGCAGCGCAATCACGCTGGCACGACGCCCATGTCCATACGGCGCGATGCGGGCGCGGCGCTGGTCGCGTTCATCGCGCGTATCGACGATGCGTTTGGAAGGCTGGCGGACGCGGATACGGTGTGGACCGTCGGACGCATCGATCTGGATCCGGGTTCGTTCAGCGTCGTGCCGGGCAAGGCGCTGATGAACCTGCAGTTCCGCGATGCGAATCCCGAGCGACTGCATGCCATGGAACGAGCGCTTGTCGAGCTAGTCGATGCCTGGAACACACAACACGCCGTGCACGCGGAACTGATCGCGTGCGAAGGCGCCGAGGAACCGGTCACGATGGATCCTGAATTGCAGCAGCGGCTCGAAGAAGCGGCCGAAGCACTCGCACCCGGGCAGTGGACGTCTATGCCGAGCGGCGCGTCGCACGACGCACAGGTCATCGCGCCTCACATTCCTGCCTGCATGCTGTTCGTGCCGAGCATTGGCGGCGTCAGTCATGACTTCATCGAGGACACGGCGGAGCAGCATATCGTCCTCGGCTGCGAGGTGGCGGCGCGAGCGGCGGCGGGAATCGCCGAGGCGTTGCGGCGTTGA
- a CDS encoding nucleotidyltransferase family protein produces MSRATFSAVVLAAGLSSRMEGRHKLLLPVCGEPAVRRVVRAIVAAQPQEVVVVTGFNGRAVFEALDGLDVRFQSNPRYREGQMTSVASGVAALQALCDAVMICLADQVVLEAADYRELIEAYASMPYGSILVPMFQGARGNPVVFASSYCPEVVGGRVNPGCRKLIAEHSGEVFLHEAAHDRFCVDMDTPADYQSVIARVEGGVANDARARNP; encoded by the coding sequence ATGAGTCGCGCGACGTTTTCGGCTGTCGTGCTTGCGGCGGGCCTGTCCTCGCGCATGGAGGGCCGCCACAAGCTGTTGCTGCCAGTGTGCGGCGAGCCAGCCGTGCGGCGCGTCGTGCGCGCGATCGTTGCGGCACAGCCGCAGGAGGTGGTCGTCGTGACCGGATTCAACGGCCGGGCCGTATTCGAAGCGCTCGACGGCCTCGACGTGCGTTTTCAGAGCAACCCACGCTACCGCGAAGGACAGATGACTTCGGTCGCGAGCGGCGTTGCCGCGCTGCAGGCGCTGTGTGACGCCGTGATGATTTGCCTCGCCGATCAGGTGGTGCTCGAAGCGGCCGACTATCGTGAACTGATCGAGGCATACGCTTCGATGCCGTACGGATCGATCCTCGTGCCGATGTTCCAGGGCGCACGAGGCAATCCGGTGGTGTTTGCGTCGAGTTATTGCCCCGAGGTCGTGGGCGGCCGCGTGAATCCGGGCTGCCGCAAGTTGATCGCCGAGCACAGCGGCGAGGTGTTTCTGCACGAGGCGGCGCACGACCGTTTTTGCGTCGACATGGATACGCCCGCCGACTACCAGAGCGTCATTGCGCGAGTGGAGGGCGGGGTGGCCAACGACGCGCGCGCACGCAACCCCTGA